In a genomic window of Nostoc sp. UHCC 0870:
- a CDS encoding molybdopterin oxidoreductase family protein: protein MTESTKTLCPYCGVGCGLEVSPPAQPNTATNRDSQGNPIWRVRGDKAHPSSQGMVCVKGATIAESLDKDRLQYPMVRDSLDQEFRRVSWDEAFNLITQRIQNVRCTQGVEAICMYGSGQFQTEDYYIAQKLIKGCLGTNNFDANSRLCMSSAVSGYIQSFGSDGPPCCYDDLELTDCAFLIGTNTAECHPIVFNRLQKYHKKNRHVKMIVVDPRRTPTAEAADLHLAIRPGTDIDLLNGIAHLLMRWQMIDVSFIDDCTSNFSAYAEVIRHYSPEVVARQCGISIEDLETAARYWGKSQRVLSLWSMGVNQSTEGTAKVRTIINLHLMTGQVGKPGAGPFSLTGQPNAMGGREAGGLSQLLPGYRLVKNPQHRAEVEEFWQLQPGQISPHPGLTAWDMITGLEDGAVGLLWIAATNPAVSMPDLERTKKALLRSPFTIYQDAYYPTETSAYAHVLLPAAQWSEKTGIMTNSERRVTLCSAFRQPPREAKADWEIFAEVGRRLGFGDKFSFNNSAEVYAEFVQLTRGRICDMTGISHEQLRIEGATQWPHPLTTPHSAPPTQHSALSTQHSKRLYTDLHFPTPDGRARFGAYYSKGLAEPPNPDYPFVLTTGRLYGHWHTQTRTGRIEKIRAMHPEPFIEIHPRDAAKLGIIDNQMVEVRSRRGQAQFKAKVTKAISPGTVFVPMHWGFLWADNAEANALTHPESCPDSLQPELKACAVQLIPVFLTSKTKSSQLQSSQW from the coding sequence TTGACCGAATCTACCAAAACCCTATGCCCTTACTGTGGTGTCGGCTGCGGCTTAGAAGTTTCACCCCCAGCCCAACCCAATACAGCAACTAATCGAGATAGCCAAGGAAATCCCATTTGGCGAGTGCGCGGCGATAAAGCCCACCCATCTAGTCAGGGTATGGTTTGCGTCAAAGGTGCAACGATCGCCGAATCATTAGATAAAGATAGACTACAATACCCAATGGTGCGCGACTCGTTAGATCAAGAGTTCCGCCGCGTCAGTTGGGATGAAGCGTTTAATCTCATCACCCAACGCATTCAAAACGTGCGCTGTACTCAAGGGGTAGAAGCTATATGTATGTATGGTTCTGGTCAGTTTCAAACTGAGGACTACTACATCGCCCAAAAATTAATCAAAGGTTGTTTGGGGACTAATAATTTCGATGCTAACTCCCGGTTATGTATGTCTAGTGCGGTATCTGGGTACATCCAAAGTTTTGGTTCAGATGGACCTCCCTGCTGTTATGACGACTTGGAATTAACTGATTGTGCATTTTTAATCGGGACAAATACCGCCGAATGTCACCCCATCGTTTTTAACCGGTTGCAGAAATACCACAAAAAAAACCGTCATGTGAAAATGATTGTGGTTGACCCCCGACGCACACCAACAGCCGAAGCTGCTGACTTACATTTGGCGATTCGTCCCGGTACAGATATCGATTTGTTAAATGGGATTGCCCATTTATTAATGCGTTGGCAGATGATAGATGTTAGCTTCATCGATGACTGTACCAGCAACTTTTCTGCTTACGCTGAAGTCATCCGCCACTATTCACCCGAAGTTGTAGCCCGTCAATGTGGAATCAGCATTGAAGATTTAGAAACCGCCGCCCGTTATTGGGGTAAATCGCAGCGTGTATTATCTTTGTGGTCGATGGGTGTAAATCAATCAACTGAAGGGACAGCAAAAGTTAGAACTATTATTAATCTACACCTGATGACCGGACAAGTCGGTAAACCAGGGGCGGGGCCTTTTTCCCTCACCGGTCAACCCAATGCAATGGGAGGACGGGAAGCTGGCGGTTTATCACAGTTGTTACCCGGTTATCGCTTGGTAAAAAATCCCCAACATCGGGCTGAGGTAGAAGAATTTTGGCAATTACAGCCTGGACAAATTTCACCCCATCCTGGTTTAACAGCTTGGGATATGATTACAGGTTTGGAAGATGGGGCTGTAGGGTTGTTGTGGATTGCAGCTACTAACCCAGCTGTAAGTATGCCAGATTTGGAACGGACTAAGAAAGCGTTATTGCGATCGCCTTTCACAATTTACCAAGACGCATATTACCCCACAGAAACCTCAGCTTATGCCCATGTCCTCCTCCCGGCGGCGCAGTGGAGTGAGAAAACTGGCATAATGACAAATTCGGAACGTCGCGTAACTTTGTGTTCAGCATTCCGTCAACCACCACGAGAAGCTAAAGCCGATTGGGAAATCTTTGCAGAAGTTGGGCGTAGATTAGGCTTTGGGGACAAGTTCTCCTTTAATAATTCTGCGGAAGTTTACGCCGAGTTTGTCCAATTAACCAGGGGTCGTATTTGCGATATGACTGGAATTAGTCATGAACAGTTACGGATAGAAGGCGCAACACAATGGCCGCATCCCTTAACCACTCCCCACTCAGCACCCCCCACTCAGCACTCAGCACTCAGCACTCAGCACTCAAAAAGACTTTATACTGATTTACATTTTCCTACACCAGATGGACGCGCCCGATTTGGGGCATATTATTCTAAGGGATTGGCAGAACCGCCAAATCCAGATTATCCTTTTGTGTTAACTACTGGGCGACTTTACGGACATTGGCACACCCAAACCCGCACAGGAAGGATTGAAAAAATCCGCGCTATGCACCCAGAACCATTTATAGAAATTCATCCCCGTGATGCGGCTAAGTTGGGAATTATCGATAATCAAATGGTAGAAGTGCGATCGCGTCGTGGTCAAGCTCAGTTTAAAGCCAAAGTTACCAAAGCAATTTCACCCGGCACAGTATTCGTCCCCATGCACTGGGGTTTTCTCTGGGCTGACAATGCGGAAGCTAACGCCCTCACCCACCCAGAATCTTGTCCTGATTCACTACAACCAGAATTAAAAGCCTGTGCTGTACAACTAATACCTGTTTTTTTAACAAGTAAAACTAAAAGTTCTCAACTCCAGTCCTCACAATGGTAA
- a CDS encoding phosphate-starvation-inducible PsiE family protein: protein MKKLIRQILGFTKDESFMHVIEHIEVLVSKILSIFMVIVILVAIVDLGTYIVKEVFTTPYGAINTTLFKIFGLFLNILIALEILENITAYLKRHVFQVELVIVTSLIAVARKIIILDLEKVRGLDIIGLGTAVLALSISYLIIRYSNSSDRH, encoded by the coding sequence ATGAAGAAATTAATCAGGCAAATTTTGGGCTTTACTAAAGATGAAAGTTTTATGCACGTCATAGAACATATAGAGGTATTAGTTTCCAAAATTCTATCTATTTTTATGGTGATAGTAATTTTGGTAGCAATTGTAGATTTAGGGACTTATATAGTTAAAGAAGTTTTTACTACACCCTACGGTGCAATTAATACAACACTATTTAAAATTTTCGGCTTATTTTTAAACATCCTAATTGCATTAGAAATACTGGAAAACATTACAGCTTATTTAAAAAGGCACGTTTTTCAAGTAGAATTAGTAATTGTCACATCATTAATTGCTGTAGCTAGAAAAATCATTATTCTGGATTTGGAAAAAGTGAGAGGTCTAGATATTATTGGTTTAGGAACTGCGGTGTTAGCCTTATCAATTAGTTACTTAATAATTCGTTATAGTAATTCTAGCGATAGACATTAA
- a CDS encoding nitrate reductase associated protein, which produces MNTFFEFEADFVDSLRCIPMQVRYKLDTCGIKLKLSDWHQITQAEREALVTLPCTTAAEIQTYQEYLQQLILERTGTPVATLPIDPYPAWLDSNNLPVTLAEKAQEIGITITLSQWVTLTPLQRFALIKLSRPSHENKNFPRAIAEFNLVNI; this is translated from the coding sequence ATGAATACATTTTTTGAATTTGAAGCAGATTTTGTTGATTCTCTCCGTTGTATACCCATGCAGGTACGCTATAAACTTGATACCTGTGGCATTAAGCTAAAACTATCTGATTGGCATCAAATAACTCAAGCTGAACGTGAAGCTTTAGTTACCTTACCTTGCACAACAGCAGCCGAAATTCAAACTTACCAAGAATATCTCCAGCAATTAATTTTAGAACGCACAGGTACACCTGTTGCCACATTACCTATAGATCCTTATCCCGCATGGTTAGACTCTAATAATTTGCCAGTCACTCTGGCAGAAAAAGCCCAAGAAATAGGCATAACTATCACCTTATCACAGTGGGTAACTCTAACACCATTACAACGTTTTGCTTTGATTAAACTCAGTCGTCCCAGCCACGAAAACAAAAATTTTCCCCGTGCGATCGCAGAATTTAATTTAGTCAATATTTAG
- a CDS encoding PrsW family glutamic-type intramembrane protease → MTGKNARHNAFLRLVSGNGEAFGSESRYSLTSKEAVIGRDPSCQVVLDAMMYRMVSRRHAVVRPVASSLDSKFNWVLCDLNSANGTYLNGQRLYGCQELHAGDRIALGADGPQFMFEYAIAPQPTVITNQVAPLPSAKNSRQSKPDAVSFTQLFPIISTGKDLTRKAYLVPGILTVIFVVLMFATVGQPQANQVIVASYIALAAYYFIYQLCGKPKPWWMLVGAALSTIIILLSPILSFFIFVFRELLPGNVPPIDQPVSSLTELFVRYFFGAGLMEELLKALPILGAYLAAVALPSPWRERIGVWEPLDGILLGTASAVGFTLVETLGQYVPAVSLQAGSEVGLQVLIARILGLPAGHMAYSGYLGYFIGLAALKPRHAKQILAVGYLSAAALHALWNTAGHSNNLLLVVVGVLSYAFLMAAILKARALSPTRSQNFATRFLEPK, encoded by the coding sequence ATGACAGGCAAAAACGCAAGGCATAATGCTTTTCTAAGGCTAGTGTCTGGTAATGGAGAAGCATTTGGGTCAGAATCTCGCTACTCGCTTACCAGCAAAGAAGCAGTAATTGGACGTGACCCCAGCTGCCAAGTTGTCTTGGATGCCATGATGTACCGGATGGTATCCCGTCGTCATGCTGTGGTTCGTCCCGTTGCTTCGTCCTTAGATAGCAAATTTAACTGGGTACTTTGTGATTTGAATAGTGCTAATGGCACTTATTTAAATGGACAACGCTTATATGGATGTCAAGAACTGCACGCAGGCGATCGCATTGCATTGGGTGCTGATGGGCCACAATTTATGTTCGAGTATGCAATTGCACCTCAACCCACGGTAATTACCAACCAAGTTGCACCGCTACCATCAGCAAAAAATTCTAGACAATCAAAGCCTGATGCTGTCAGCTTTACCCAACTATTTCCGATTATTTCCACAGGTAAAGATTTAACTCGCAAAGCTTATCTTGTACCGGGAATACTCACAGTGATATTTGTGGTGCTGATGTTTGCTACGGTAGGACAGCCGCAAGCTAATCAGGTAATTGTCGCCTCTTACATCGCACTGGCTGCTTACTATTTCATTTACCAACTGTGTGGTAAACCCAAGCCTTGGTGGATGCTCGTAGGTGCAGCGTTATCGACGATTATTATCTTACTCAGTCCCATATTAAGTTTCTTTATCTTCGTTTTCCGTGAACTTCTCCCTGGTAATGTACCCCCGATAGATCAGCCTGTCAGCAGCCTTACAGAATTATTTGTGCGCTACTTTTTTGGTGCTGGGTTAATGGAGGAATTACTCAAAGCTTTGCCAATACTTGGTGCATATCTAGCAGCTGTAGCACTCCCCTCTCCCTGGCGCGAACGGATAGGAGTATGGGAACCTTTAGATGGCATTCTCTTAGGAACGGCTTCTGCTGTTGGTTTTACCTTAGTAGAAACTTTAGGTCAATATGTACCAGCCGTATCTTTACAAGCAGGTTCAGAGGTAGGCTTACAAGTTCTGATTGCTAGAATTCTCGGTTTACCAGCCGGACACATGGCTTATAGTGGTTATCTGGGATATTTCATCGGGTTAGCTGCACTCAAACCCCGTCATGCTAAACAAATTCTGGCTGTTGGTTATCTTAGCGCGGCTGCACTCCATGCTTTGTGGAATACCGCCGGACACAGTAATAATTTGCTATTAGTTGTTGTTGGTGTGTTGTCTTACGCTTTCTTGATGGCGGCGATTCTCAAGGCGAGGGCATTATCACCCACGCGATCGCAAAATTTTGCTACTCGTTTTCTTGAGCCGAAATAA